The proteins below come from a single Cupriavidus pauculus genomic window:
- a CDS encoding ATP-binding protein: MTEAQTTPPEGSANADGNGFGFGRFRLIPGRQLLLDGETPVRIGGRALEILAALVERPGDLVSKAELMARAWPNTVVEDSNLKVHMAALRRALGDGQPGQRYIATVIGRGYRFVAPVSSTTSSLQPAELASPPHNLPALTTRVIGRGDAIDTLLSQLRERRFVTVVGPGGIGKTTVALAVADAVIAGSAREVPSEVRFVDLAPLSDSHFVGGTIAAALGLSVQGSDALPAVVACLRERPMLIVLDSCEHVIDAAAAFAEQIVSGAPDVRILATSRESLRVRGEVIYRLAPLDLPPDSATLTAREALASPAVQLFVERAAECVDGFELRDADAPVVAEICRKLDGIALAIELAATRLDAFSIHDLSILLEDRLRLLYQDRRGTLPRHRTLAAALDWSYEYLPVREQTLLRRLSVCIGPFTRETAAALGALDGEPPEVVEAMANLVAKSLLVADVTGHFVYYRLLDTTRAYGQHKLIALGEYAHCVRRHAEHHRDLLTRAAAEWEARPTAAWLADYGGKIDDVRAALRWAFSPAGDVELGISLTVAAIPLWMHLALFEECRQAVEGALAVAAERASDGTQDRRDEMKLNAALGAALLYAQGPTVQTGRVWSRALALAEQLSDGEYQLRALWGLSVYHTYIGEHRIALDLAARFREVAAGQGDRAAQLSIDRMSATALRYLGEQDQARRYLDRMLGQYVSPVHRSHIARFQLDQRAAALGTLSSVQWLQGFPDQAMASAHRALDDARGTHHALSVSNALVNAVCPIALLVGDIETARHAHAMLAQHLARQPVTFWNALSTVVDGMLRLRQHDFTGICVMRGGLDALESSGFRLRYPAYLGVLADGMGAAGQFTEAHAAIDEALSWSARTGERWCLPELLRIKGGLIREGDGDLEAAAAHLRQAVDLARHQRALSWELRAAFDLAKLLAARNRAAEALALLAPVQAKFTEGFRTADYLAARALLATMHLHHV; this comes from the coding sequence GTGACTGAAGCGCAGACGACTCCTCCAGAAGGTTCGGCCAACGCGGACGGCAATGGGTTCGGGTTCGGACGCTTTCGCCTGATTCCGGGCCGGCAGCTGTTGCTCGACGGGGAGACCCCGGTCCGCATCGGCGGGCGCGCGCTCGAGATTCTGGCGGCGCTGGTCGAACGGCCCGGCGATCTCGTCAGCAAGGCAGAGCTCATGGCGCGCGCGTGGCCGAACACGGTCGTCGAGGACAGCAATCTCAAGGTCCACATGGCGGCGCTGCGGCGCGCGCTGGGCGACGGCCAGCCGGGGCAGCGCTATATCGCGACCGTGATCGGCCGCGGTTATCGCTTCGTGGCGCCCGTGTCCTCCACGACCTCCTCGTTGCAACCGGCGGAACTCGCGTCACCGCCGCACAACCTGCCCGCGCTGACCACGCGCGTCATCGGTCGCGGCGACGCAATCGACACGCTGCTGTCACAACTGCGGGAGCGGCGGTTCGTCACCGTCGTGGGCCCGGGCGGGATCGGCAAGACCACGGTCGCGCTCGCCGTGGCGGACGCCGTCATTGCCGGCAGCGCGCGCGAAGTGCCGTCCGAGGTTCGATTCGTCGACCTCGCGCCGTTGTCCGACAGCCACTTCGTGGGCGGCACCATCGCGGCCGCGCTCGGTCTTTCGGTACAGGGCAGCGATGCGCTGCCCGCCGTTGTCGCCTGCCTGCGCGAGCGGCCCATGCTCATCGTGCTCGACAGCTGCGAACATGTGATCGATGCCGCCGCGGCGTTCGCCGAGCAGATCGTCTCGGGCGCGCCCGACGTGCGCATCCTGGCCACGAGCCGCGAATCGCTGCGTGTGCGCGGCGAGGTCATCTACCGCCTGGCGCCGCTCGACCTGCCGCCGGACTCGGCGACGCTCACGGCCAGGGAAGCGCTGGCGTCTCCCGCCGTGCAGCTGTTCGTCGAACGCGCAGCCGAATGCGTGGATGGATTCGAACTGCGCGATGCCGATGCGCCGGTCGTCGCCGAGATCTGCCGCAAGCTCGACGGCATCGCGCTGGCCATCGAACTGGCGGCCACGCGCCTGGACGCGTTCAGCATCCACGACCTGTCGATCCTGCTCGAGGACCGGCTGCGGCTGCTGTACCAGGACCGCCGCGGCACGCTGCCGCGCCATCGCACGCTGGCCGCCGCGCTCGACTGGAGCTACGAATACCTGCCGGTCCGCGAGCAGACGCTGCTGCGGCGCCTTTCGGTCTGCATCGGCCCCTTTACGCGCGAAACGGCTGCCGCGCTCGGGGCACTCGATGGCGAGCCCCCCGAAGTCGTCGAAGCCATGGCGAACCTCGTCGCCAAGTCCCTGCTCGTGGCCGATGTGACGGGCCATTTCGTGTACTACCGCCTGCTCGACACCACGCGGGCCTACGGCCAGCACAAGCTGATCGCGCTCGGCGAGTACGCACATTGCGTGCGCCGGCATGCGGAGCATCATCGCGACCTGCTTACCCGCGCCGCGGCGGAATGGGAAGCGCGCCCCACTGCCGCATGGCTGGCGGATTACGGCGGCAAGATCGACGACGTGCGCGCGGCGCTGCGCTGGGCGTTCTCCCCTGCCGGAGATGTCGAGCTCGGCATTTCGCTCACGGTGGCGGCCATTCCGCTGTGGATGCATCTGGCGCTGTTCGAGGAATGCCGGCAGGCCGTCGAGGGCGCGCTGGCCGTCGCGGCCGAGCGTGCCAGCGACGGCACGCAGGATCGCCGCGACGAAATGAAGCTCAATGCGGCACTGGGCGCGGCACTGCTCTATGCGCAGGGCCCGACCGTGCAGACCGGCCGTGTCTGGAGCCGCGCGCTCGCGCTCGCGGAGCAGCTTAGCGATGGCGAATACCAGTTGCGCGCGTTGTGGGGACTGTCGGTCTATCACACGTACATCGGCGAACATCGCATCGCGCTGGACCTGGCCGCGCGGTTCCGCGAGGTGGCCGCCGGCCAGGGAGATCGCGCCGCGCAGCTCAGCATCGATCGCATGAGCGCCACGGCGCTGCGCTATCTTGGCGAACAGGATCAGGCGCGACGCTATCTGGACCGCATGCTCGGGCAGTACGTGTCGCCCGTGCATCGCTCGCATATTGCACGCTTCCAGCTCGACCAGCGCGCCGCCGCGCTCGGTACGCTGTCCAGTGTGCAGTGGCTGCAGGGCTTTCCCGACCAGGCGATGGCGTCCGCGCACCGCGCCCTCGACGACGCGCGCGGCACGCACCATGCGCTGTCCGTCTCCAACGCGCTGGTCAATGCCGTGTGCCCGATCGCGCTGCTCGTCGGCGATATCGAGACCGCGCGGCACGCGCATGCCATGCTGGCGCAGCATCTCGCGCGCCAGCCCGTCACGTTCTGGAACGCCTTGTCTACCGTCGTCGACGGCATGCTGCGCCTGCGCCAGCACGATTTCACGGGGATTTGCGTCATGCGCGGGGGACTCGATGCGCTCGAGAGCAGCGGCTTCCGGCTACGCTATCCCGCCTATCTGGGCGTGCTGGCCGACGGCATGGGCGCGGCCGGGCAGTTCACGGAGGCCCACGCCGCGATCGACGAGGCGCTGTCGTGGTCCGCGCGCACCGGCGAACGCTGGTGCCTGCCTGAGCTCCTGCGCATCAAGGGCGGGCTGATCCGCGAGGGCGATGGCGATCTCGAGGCGGCGGCCGCGCATCTTCGGCAGGCCGTGGATCTTGCGCGCCACCAACGTGCCTTGTCGTGGGAATTGCGCGCCGCCTTCGATCTCGCAAAGCTATTGGCCGCCCGGAATCGCGCGGCGGAGGCGCTTGCGCTGCTCGCGCCCGTGCAGGCAAAGTTCACCGAGGGCTTTCGTACCGCGGACTACCTCGCCGCGCGCGCATTGCTGGCGACCATGCACCTTCACCACGTTTAA
- a CDS encoding VOC family protein, giving the protein MSEDNIDRSDKLVNDAARALPNAGRRDLLMAAGLASVGGIAGALAAAPTTAMAQSSPSAPSAPSAPSASRAGAAASLGARLRGVQHFGLTVQNMDRAFEFYTQVLGGTEILRDGNFSGEKIQNTLLLTEEIRARQEHVNPRAIGVPDLRSGAQRLDVRFVQFDNVVLELLQYRDRDQPQGTGDSYAPPHNLTSPAYPRSMHICFYIRDDVDFNQFVHDLEAESARRGMTNVKANRIVTARTDQERLALPVDTNTNRITEGPSDGWSLIYCKGPEGEQLEFVQVLGRARQTFGSAYETRRRAVGDRT; this is encoded by the coding sequence ATGTCTGAGGATAATATCGATCGCAGCGACAAGCTCGTCAACGACGCGGCGCGCGCGCTGCCCAACGCCGGACGGCGCGACCTGCTGATGGCCGCGGGCCTCGCTTCCGTGGGCGGCATTGCGGGCGCGCTGGCGGCAGCCCCGACGACGGCCATGGCACAGTCGTCTCCATCGGCACCATCGGCACCATCGGCACCATCGGCATCACGCGCGGGTGCCGCGGCGTCCCTCGGCGCCCGGCTGCGCGGTGTCCAGCACTTCGGGCTGACGGTCCAGAACATGGATCGCGCGTTCGAGTTCTACACCCAGGTGCTCGGCGGCACCGAGATCCTGCGCGATGGCAATTTCAGCGGGGAGAAGATCCAGAACACGCTGCTGCTGACCGAGGAGATTCGCGCGCGGCAGGAGCACGTGAATCCGCGCGCGATCGGCGTGCCCGATCTTCGCAGCGGTGCCCAGCGGCTGGATGTGCGGTTCGTCCAGTTCGACAACGTGGTGCTGGAGCTGTTGCAGTATCGCGACCGCGATCAGCCGCAGGGGACCGGCGACAGCTATGCGCCGCCGCACAACCTGACGAGCCCGGCGTACCCGCGTTCGATGCACATCTGCTTCTATATTCGCGACGATGTGGATTTCAACCAGTTCGTGCACGACCTGGAAGCCGAGTCCGCGCGCCGTGGCATGACCAATGTAAAGGCGAACCGCATCGTGACCGCGCGGACCGATCAGGAGCGCCTCGCGCTGCCCGTCGATACCAATACGAATCGCATCACGGAAGGGCCGTCCGACGGCTGGTCGCTGATCTACTGCAAGGGCCCCGAGGGCGAACAGCTCGAGTTCGTGCAGGTGCTCGGTCGCGCCAGGCAGACGTTCGGCAGCGCGTACGAGACGCGCCGCCGCGCGGTGGGCGATCGGACCTGA
- a CDS encoding DHA2 family efflux MFS transporter permease subunit, producing MTAQTDLPPLTGARMVLGSLGIGLAGFMTVLDSSIANVAIPTISGNLGVSVDEGTWVITVFAAANSVAIPLTGWLTQRFGQVKLFVTSIVLFVLASFLCGIAPSLPLLLAARALQGAVAGPLIPLSQALLLSSWPKQKASLALSLFSMIVVTGPIVGPSLGGWVTDSYSWSWIFFINVPVGLLSATLVWSLYRKRETPARKLPIDTVGLALLVIWVAALQIMLDKGKDLDWFSSTTIVVLTVVAVIAFALFVVWELTDKNPIVDLTLFRQRNFLGGTVAISIAYGIFFGTLVLLPQWMQEYLGYRALDSGLATAPLGFFAVIGAPIMGRLLPKTDARVIGTLAFAGFAAVYYMRTNFYVGIDEWHIIVPTLLQGIPMALFFAPLTTIILAGQPPEKVPAAAGLSTFARMFFGGVGTSVANVLWNNRTILHHQVLTEQASANNPVFTGQLDRYHATLGLSHDAGYALFDLTVQSQAAMMALNDIFYGAAIAMIVIIPLIWITRPARGGGGMSAAAH from the coding sequence ATGACCGCCCAGACCGATCTTCCGCCGCTGACCGGCGCCCGCATGGTGCTCGGCTCGCTCGGCATCGGGCTGGCCGGCTTCATGACCGTGCTGGATTCGTCCATCGCCAACGTCGCGATTCCGACCATCTCGGGCAATCTCGGCGTGTCCGTCGATGAAGGGACATGGGTCATCACCGTTTTCGCCGCCGCAAATTCGGTCGCCATTCCGCTGACCGGCTGGCTGACCCAGCGCTTCGGACAGGTCAAGCTGTTCGTGACGTCGATCGTGCTGTTCGTGCTGGCGTCCTTCCTGTGCGGCATCGCACCGTCGCTGCCGCTGCTGCTGGCGGCGCGGGCGCTGCAGGGCGCGGTTGCCGGCCCGCTGATTCCGCTCTCGCAGGCGCTGCTGCTGAGTTCGTGGCCGAAACAAAAAGCGTCGCTTGCGCTGTCGTTGTTCTCGATGATCGTCGTCACGGGCCCGATCGTGGGCCCATCGCTCGGCGGCTGGGTCACCGACAGCTATAGCTGGTCGTGGATCTTCTTTATCAACGTGCCCGTGGGCTTGCTGTCGGCCACGCTGGTCTGGTCGCTGTATCGCAAGCGGGAGACACCGGCGCGCAAGCTGCCTATCGACACCGTGGGGCTCGCGCTGCTGGTCATCTGGGTAGCCGCGCTCCAGATCATGCTCGACAAGGGCAAGGACCTCGACTGGTTCTCGTCCACCACCATCGTGGTACTGACCGTGGTCGCGGTGATCGCGTTCGCGCTGTTCGTGGTATGGGAGCTCACGGACAAGAACCCGATCGTCGATCTGACGCTGTTCAGGCAGCGCAACTTCCTCGGCGGCACGGTGGCCATCTCCATCGCCTATGGCATCTTTTTCGGCACGCTCGTGCTGCTGCCGCAATGGATGCAGGAGTACCTCGGCTACCGCGCGCTCGACTCCGGGCTCGCCACCGCGCCGCTGGGCTTCTTCGCGGTGATCGGCGCGCCGATCATGGGCCGGCTCCTGCCGAAGACCGATGCGCGCGTCATCGGCACGCTCGCGTTCGCCGGCTTTGCCGCGGTGTACTACATGCGCACGAACTTCTACGTGGGCATCGACGAGTGGCACATCATCGTGCCCACGCTGCTGCAGGGCATTCCGATGGCGCTGTTCTTCGCGCCGCTCACGACGATCATCCTCGCGGGCCAGCCGCCCGAGAAGGTGCCTGCCGCCGCGGGCCTGTCGACCTTCGCGCGGATGTTCTTCGGCGGCGTCGGCACGTCCGTGGCCAACGTGCTGTGGAACAACCGGACCATCCTGCATCACCAGGTGCTGACCGAGCAGGCCAGCGCCAACAACCCGGTGTTCACGGGCCAGCTCGATCGCTATCATGCGACGCTGGGGCTGAGCCACGACGCCGGCTATGCGCTGTTCGACCTCACCGTGCAGTCGCAGGCCGCGATGATGGCGCTCAACGATATCTTCTACGGCGCCGCCATCGCGATGATCGTGATCATTCCGCTGATCTGGATCACACGTCCCGCACGCGGAGGCGGAGGCATGTCGGCAGCGGCCCACTGA
- a CDS encoding HlyD family efflux transporter periplasmic adaptor subunit yields MNAPASAADVSPPPPAAAPAPDGKTRARKRWLSVIGVIVVAAGIGYGVYYERVARFHIDTDDAYVNGNIVPITPQITGTVIAVDANNTQIVEKGKPLVRIDPADARIALQKAEADLGQTVRRVHAVFVGDDKLRADVVQRQTDLARAQGDLQRRLATGAAGAVSTEDISHAQDAVATARAALNAAQQALRENRAMTDDTSVAQHPDVQAAAARVRDAYLAYARTTMPAPVTGYVTQRNVQVGQRVAPGTPLMSLVPLEQAWVDANFKEWQLRSIRVGQPATITADVYGDTVTYHGRVVGLAPGTGSALALLPAQNATGNWIKVVQRLPVRIAIPVEELRAHPLRVGLSMNVDIDIRDTAGAQDAKAVAQTRALMATSFADDQTDVFARYGDEADAEIARIVAANAR; encoded by the coding sequence ATGAACGCACCTGCCTCCGCCGCCGACGTCAGCCCGCCGCCGCCCGCGGCCGCCCCCGCCCCCGACGGCAAGACCCGCGCGCGCAAACGCTGGCTCTCCGTCATCGGCGTGATCGTCGTGGCCGCCGGCATCGGTTACGGCGTCTATTACGAACGCGTGGCGCGCTTCCATATCGACACCGACGACGCCTACGTCAACGGCAATATCGTGCCGATCACGCCGCAGATCACGGGCACCGTCATCGCGGTCGATGCCAACAACACGCAGATCGTCGAGAAAGGCAAGCCGCTGGTACGCATCGATCCCGCCGACGCCCGTATCGCGCTGCAAAAGGCCGAGGCGGACCTCGGCCAGACCGTGCGCCGCGTGCATGCGGTCTTCGTCGGCGACGACAAGCTCCGTGCGGACGTCGTGCAGCGGCAGACCGACCTTGCACGCGCGCAGGGCGACCTTCAGCGCCGGCTGGCCACGGGCGCGGCCGGCGCGGTCTCCACCGAGGACATCTCGCACGCGCAGGACGCCGTGGCCACGGCCCGCGCCGCACTGAACGCCGCGCAGCAGGCCCTGCGCGAGAACCGCGCGATGACCGACGATACGTCCGTAGCGCAGCATCCCGACGTGCAGGCCGCCGCCGCGCGCGTCCGCGACGCCTATCTGGCCTACGCGCGCACCACGATGCCCGCGCCCGTCACCGGCTACGTGACGCAGCGCAACGTGCAGGTGGGCCAGCGCGTGGCGCCCGGCACGCCGCTGATGTCGCTGGTCCCGCTCGAACAGGCGTGGGTCGATGCCAATTTCAAGGAATGGCAGCTCCGCAGCATCCGCGTGGGCCAGCCTGCGACCATCACGGCCGATGTCTACGGCGACACGGTCACCTACCACGGCCGCGTGGTCGGCCTCGCCCCCGGCACCGGCTCGGCGCTCGCGTTGCTGCCCGCGCAGAATGCCACCGGCAACTGGATCAAGGTCGTGCAACGCCTGCCGGTCCGCATCGCGATTCCGGTGGAGGAACTGCGCGCCCATCCGCTGCGCGTGGGGCTGTCGATGAATGTCGATATCGATATTCGCGATACCGCCGGCGCGCAGGATGCGAAGGCCGTCGCGCAGACCCGGGCGCTGATGGCGACGTCGTTCGCGGACGACCAGACCGATGTCTTCGCGCGGTACGGCGACGAGGCCGACGCGGAGATCGCGCGCATCGTCGCGGCAAACGCACGCTAA